ACTTCGATAATTTCTACCAATTTTTTATCTGCAGATAAACCCGTTACTTTCAATCCTGCTTTTTCAATTTGTGGAAGCAAGGTATTGTTCACTTCATAGCGATGACGATGACGCTCTTCAATGGTTTCTTTGCCATAAAGCTCGCGAGCGCGACTGCCTGACACCAAATGACATTGTTGTGCGCCTAAACGCATTGTTCCGCCAAGATCAGATTCATCGGTACGTACTTCAGTATTCCCATCAGCATCTTGCCATTCCGTGATTAATGCAACCACAGGTTGTTCACAATCTTTATCAAATTCAGATGAATTGGCTTTAGTTAAACCCGCTACATTACGTGCATATTCAATCAACGCGATCTGCATACCCAAGCAAATGCCCAAGTAAGGAATTTTGTTTTCACGTGCATATTGTGCAGTACGAATTTTACCTTCCACACCACGATAACCGAATCCACCAGGAACAAGAATGCCATCAATGCCTTTTAATACTTCAACACCTTTGGTTTCAACATCTTGGGAATCAATATATTTAATGTTAACGCTTAAACGGTTCGTTAAACCTGCATGCTTCAACGCTTCATTTACAGATTTATAAGCATCGGGTAACTCAGTATATTTACCCACCATCCCAATGGTCACTTCACCCACTGGATTTGCTTGTTTGTAAAGCACTTGCTCCCATTCAGAAAGATCCGCTTCAGGGCAAGTTAAACGGAAACGTTCACAGACAAAATCATCTAAACCTTGAGATTTTAATAATGCTGGGATTTGATAAATCGAATTTACATCTTTTAATGAAATGACTGCACGTTCTGGAACGTTACAGAATAAAGCAATTTTCGCACGTTCATTTGGTGGAATCATGCGATCTGAACGGCAAATCAACACATCAGGTTGAATACCAATAGAAAGTAATTCTTTTACAGAATGTTGAGTTGGTTTAGTTTTTACTTCACCCGCTGTTGGAATATAAGGTACTAAAGTTAAGTGCATAAATAACGTATGTTCACGACCAACTTGAACGGCTAATTGACGTAATGCTTCTAAGAATGGAAGTGATTCAATATCCCCAACGGTACCGCCCACTTCAACAATCACAACATCGTGACCTTGAGCACCTGCAATAACGCGATCTTTAATTTCATTGGTGATATGTGGAATCACCTGAATTGTTGCACCAAGATAATCGCCACGACGCTCTTTACGTAATACTTCAGAATAAATTTTACCTGTGGTGAAATTATTGCGTTTAGTCATTTTCGTGCGGATAAAACGCTCATAGTGACCTAAGTCTAAATCTGTTTCTGCACCATCTTGTGTAACGAAAACTTCCCCGTGCTGGGTTGGACTCATCGTACCTGGATCCACATTAATATATGGATCTAATTTCATAATAGTTACGTTTAAACCACGAGCTTCTAAAATTGCCGCCAATGATGCTGCCGCAATGCCTTTACCTAACGATGAAACCACACCGCCAGTGACGAAAATATAATTTGTAGCCATAGGGAACCTAATCTGTATTGGGATATAAATGATTATAGCTAATCATCTTACAGACAAAATCAACCCAAAGTGCGGTCAAAAATCGAAGATAACTAGCTATCAAAGACGGGACGGTAGTTTACCTGATTTGGTCAATGAACTCAATTAGAAAACCACAATTAGCATGTAAAGCCTTGTTATACTTATCTATCCTCTAGGATGAAATCTTTCATGCAATCGTTTCAATCTCTCTTTTGCCACATGAGTATAAATTTGTGTTGTAGATAAATCTGTGTGCCCTAGCAACATTTGCACCACGCGTAAATCCGCACCGTGATTCACTAAATGGGTGGCAAAAGCATGGCGAAAAACGTGAGGGGAAAGTGCATCAGCATCAATATCTGCGAGAATGGCATAATGTTTTACACGATGCCAGAAAGTTTGACGAGTCATTTGCTGTGCGCGCTGACTTGGAAACACAACATCAGAACTCTGCCCATTTAATAGAACAGGGCGACCATAAAGCATAAATTGACGAACCCAATAAGCCGCTTCTTCCCCCATTGGCACAATGCGTTCTTTGTTCCCTTTACCAATCACTCGCACCACACCTTGTTGCACGCTCATGTTTTCAATCGTCAGCGAAACTAACTCCGTTACACGAAGCCCCGTAGCATAAAGCAACTCTAACATTGCTTTATCACGCAATTCCAAAGGGACTTCCACATCTGGCGTATTGAGCAAATCTGACACTTGTTGCTCAGTTAAATATTTTGGTAGGCGACTGGGTAATTTAGGCGAACTTAGCACCGCACTTGGATCATCCACTCGGTATTTTTCCCGATATAAATATTGGAAAAGTTTACGCATCGCACTTAACATTCTCGCGGTGCTCGTGGCTTTATAACCTTTCTCCAAACGTTCAC
This portion of the Haemophilus haemolyticus genome encodes:
- the pyrG gene encoding glutamine hydrolyzing CTP synthase translates to MATNYIFVTGGVVSSLGKGIAAASLAAILEARGLNVTIMKLDPYINVDPGTMSPTQHGEVFVTQDGAETDLDLGHYERFIRTKMTKRNNFTTGKIYSEVLRKERRGDYLGATIQVIPHITNEIKDRVIAGAQGHDVVIVEVGGTVGDIESLPFLEALRQLAVQVGREHTLFMHLTLVPYIPTAGEVKTKPTQHSVKELLSIGIQPDVLICRSDRMIPPNERAKIALFCNVPERAVISLKDVNSIYQIPALLKSQGLDDFVCERFRLTCPEADLSEWEQVLYKQANPVGEVTIGMVGKYTELPDAYKSVNEALKHAGLTNRLSVNIKYIDSQDVETKGVEVLKGIDGILVPGGFGYRGVEGKIRTAQYARENKIPYLGICLGMQIALIEYARNVAGLTKANSSEFDKDCEQPVVALITEWQDADGNTEVRTDESDLGGTMRLGAQQCHLVSGSRARELYGKETIEERHRHRYEVNNTLLPQIEKAGLKVTGLSADKKLVEIIEVPNHPWFVACQFHPEFTSTPRDGHPLFAGFVKAAYENHKQSVK
- the xerD gene encoding site-specific tyrosine recombinase XerD, which translates into the protein MKNLALIDLFLNEYWIEKGLSENTVQSYRLDLTALCDWLDKNDLSLETLDAVDLQGFLGERLEKGYKATSTARMLSAMRKLFQYLYREKYRVDDPSAVLSSPKLPSRLPKYLTEQQVSDLLNTPDVEVPLELRDKAMLELLYATGLRVTELVSLTIENMSVQQGVVRVIGKGNKERIVPMGEEAAYWVRQFMLYGRPVLLNGQSSDVVFPSQRAQQMTRQTFWHRVKHYAILADIDADALSPHVFRHAFATHLVNHGADLRVVQMLLGHTDLSTTQIYTHVAKERLKRLHERFHPRG